Proteins from one Bacteroides zhangwenhongii genomic window:
- a CDS encoding lysylphosphatidylglycerol synthase transmembrane domain-containing protein, with product MKKLLKKTLKLILPIVLGGFILFWVYRDFDFAEAGDVLKHGTNWWWMLFSLLFGIFAQVFRGWRWRQTLEPLDAFPKRRDCVNAIFVSYAASLVVPRIGEVSRCGILAKYDDVSFAKSLGTVVTERLVDTLTILLITGITVLLQMPIFVTFLQQTGTKIPSMMHLLTSVWFYIVLFCFIGVAMLLYYLRKTLFFYERVKGFVLNIWEGIMSLRGVRNIPLFIFYTLAIWACYFFHFYFTFYCFAFTAHLGMMAALVMFVGGTFAVIVPTPNGAGPWHFAVISMMMLYGVNVTNAGIFALIVHGIQTFLVVLLGIYGLAALPFTNRQRK from the coding sequence ATGAAGAAACTGTTAAAAAAGACGCTGAAACTGATATTACCGATTGTTTTGGGCGGCTTTATTTTATTCTGGGTGTATCGCGACTTTGATTTTGCAGAGGCGGGCGATGTGTTGAAGCATGGTACAAATTGGTGGTGGATGCTTTTCTCGCTGTTGTTCGGAATATTTGCGCAAGTGTTTCGTGGCTGGCGGTGGCGGCAGACGTTGGAGCCTTTGGATGCGTTTCCTAAAAGAAGGGATTGTGTGAATGCCATTTTTGTTTCTTATGCTGCCAGTTTGGTCGTTCCCCGTATCGGAGAAGTGAGCCGTTGCGGAATATTGGCAAAATACGATGATGTGTCGTTTGCCAAATCATTGGGAACAGTCGTGACGGAACGGTTGGTCGATACGTTGACCATTCTCCTGATAACAGGAATTACCGTCTTGCTGCAGATGCCGATATTTGTCACTTTTCTTCAACAGACCGGAACGAAGATACCTTCCATGATGCATCTGTTGACGTCCGTATGGTTTTATATTGTCCTGTTCTGTTTCATCGGAGTGGCGATGTTACTTTATTATTTACGAAAGACATTATTCTTTTATGAACGGGTAAAAGGTTTTGTCTTGAATATCTGGGAGGGAATTATGTCCTTGCGTGGAGTACGCAATATTCCTTTATTTATATTTTATACATTAGCTATTTGGGCTTGTTACTTTTTCCACTTTTACTTCACGTTCTATTGCTTTGCTTTCACTGCGCATTTAGGCATGATGGCGGCTTTGGTCATGTTTGTTGGCGGCACATTCGCAGTGATCGTGCCGACCCCCAACGGAGCGGGTCCATGGCACTTTGCCGTTATCTCTATGATGATGCTTTATGGAGTAAATGTGACAAATGCCGGAATATTTGCCTTGATTGTGCACGGTATTCAAACCTTTTTAGTAGTTTTGTTGGGCATATATGGTTTGGCGGCATTGCCGTTCACCAACAGACAGCGAAAGTAA
- a CDS encoding DUF1573 domain-containing protein, producing the protein MKRSLLFIFSLLTVALAAVAQPRISSNKETHNFGQIEWKRPVTVEYTITNTGNQPLVLTNVTTSCACSVADWTKEPIAPGGKGIVKASFDAKALGHFEKTVGIYSNATPNLIYLKFIGEVVQEIKDYTKTHPYAIGNIRIDRDELAFPDVYHGQKPTMTFSIANLSDRPYEPVLMHLPPYLKMEAEPKVLLKGKKGTVKLTLDASQLKDYGLTQTSVYLSRFSGDKVSEDNEIPVSAILLPDFSRMTANDSLNAPAIRISETDIDLSVPLIKKKKASHDILIANAGKTPLVISKLQVFNSSVGVSLKKTVLPPDGMTKLKVTIRKRDVGNKKHHLRILMITNDPLRPKVEINIKR; encoded by the coding sequence ATGAAACGTAGTTTGCTATTTATATTTTCTCTACTCACTGTCGCTTTGGCAGCCGTTGCCCAACCTCGCATCTCTTCCAATAAAGAGACACATAATTTCGGACAAATAGAATGGAAACGCCCGGTGACGGTGGAATATACAATTACCAATACCGGTAACCAGCCATTGGTGCTTACCAATGTCACTACCTCTTGCGCCTGTTCCGTAGCCGACTGGACCAAAGAACCGATTGCTCCCGGAGGAAAAGGAATTGTCAAAGCCTCCTTTGACGCCAAAGCTTTGGGACACTTTGAAAAAACAGTAGGAATATACAGCAATGCCACGCCCAACCTGATTTATCTGAAATTTATCGGTGAAGTGGTGCAAGAGATAAAAGACTATACCAAGACTCATCCTTATGCAATAGGCAATATCCGTATCGATCGTGACGAATTAGCCTTCCCCGATGTGTATCATGGTCAGAAGCCCACGATGACTTTTAGCATTGCGAACCTATCCGACCGTCCGTACGAACCGGTGTTGATGCATCTGCCTCCTTATCTTAAAATGGAAGCGGAGCCTAAGGTTCTGCTGAAAGGTAAAAAAGGCACTGTGAAACTGACGTTGGATGCCAGCCAGTTGAAAGACTACGGATTGACGCAGACATCCGTTTACCTTTCCCGTTTTTCCGGTGATAAGGTGAGCGAAGATAATGAAATACCGGTTTCGGCTATTCTTCTTCCCGACTTCTCGCGTATGACAGCGAATGACTCTTTGAATGCGCCTGCTATACGAATCTCGGAAACGGACATCGATCTTAGCGTGCCGTTGATAAAGAAGAAGAAAGCCAGTCATGATATCCTGATCGCTAATGCCGGAAAGACTCCATTGGTAATTAGTAAGTTGCAGGTATTCAACTCGTCGGTCGGAGTAAGCTTGAAAAAAACGGTACTTCCTCCGGATGGAATGACGAAGTTGAAAGTGACTATTCGTAAGCGTGATGTGGGTAATAAGAAACACCACTTGCGTATCTTGATGATAACAAACGACCCGTTGCGCCCGAAAGTTGAAATCAATATCAAACGTTAA
- the meaB gene encoding methylmalonyl Co-A mutase-associated GTPase MeaB: MEHPENSEEYKGLVVNKGIEQPSSVNPYLKRKPKKRQLSVAEFVDGITKGDVTILSQAVTLVESVKPEHQSVAQEVIEKCLPYSGNSIRVGISGVPGAGKSTSIDVFGLHVLEKGGKLAVLAIDPSSERSKGSILGDKTRMEQLSVHPKSFIRPSPSAGSLGGVARKTRETIILCEAAGFDKIFVETVGVGQSETAVHSMVDFFLLIQLAGTGDELQGIKRGIMEMADGIVINKADGDNLERAKLAATQFRNALHLFPAPESGWTPKVLTYSGFYNIGVKEVWDMVYEYIAFVKENGYFEYRRNEQSKYWMYESINEQLRDSFYHNPKIESMLQEKEQQVLSGNLTSFIAAKSLLDTYFEDLKM; the protein is encoded by the coding sequence ATGGAACATCCTGAAAATAGTGAAGAATATAAGGGGCTTGTTGTCAATAAAGGTATTGAACAGCCCTCGTCGGTGAACCCTTATCTGAAACGGAAGCCTAAGAAACGCCAGCTCTCGGTGGCTGAGTTTGTGGACGGCATTACAAAAGGTGATGTCACTATACTAAGTCAGGCTGTGACGTTAGTTGAAAGTGTGAAACCCGAACATCAGTCCGTTGCCCAAGAGGTGATAGAGAAGTGTCTTCCCTATTCCGGCAATTCGATCCGGGTAGGTATCAGCGGTGTTCCCGGTGCAGGAAAGAGTACTTCGATTGATGTCTTCGGCCTGCACGTGCTCGAAAAAGGCGGTAAGTTGGCCGTATTGGCAATCGACCCGAGTAGTGAGCGTAGCAAAGGAAGCATTTTGGGAGATAAAACCCGTATGGAACAGCTTTCCGTACATCCTAAATCATTTATCCGGCCCAGCCCGTCGGCCGGTTCATTGGGAGGAGTAGCACGTAAGACGCGTGAAACGATTATTCTTTGCGAGGCGGCCGGATTCGATAAAATCTTTGTGGAGACCGTGGGAGTGGGACAGAGCGAGACAGCTGTCCATTCGATGGTCGATTTCTTCCTGTTGATTCAGTTGGCAGGAACAGGAGATGAATTGCAAGGTATCAAGCGTGGCATTATGGAGATGGCGGACGGTATTGTGATTAATAAAGCCGACGGAGATAATCTGGAACGTGCCAAGCTGGCTGCCACTCAGTTCCGTAATGCGCTGCATCTGTTTCCTGCGCCCGAATCCGGATGGACACCAAAGGTTCTGACTTATTCCGGTTTTTACAATATAGGCGTTAAGGAAGTGTGGGATATGGTTTATGAGTACATTGCCTTTGTAAAAGAAAATGGCTATTTTGAATATCGCCGTAACGAGCAGAGCAAATACTGGATGTATGAAAGCATTAATGAACAGCTTCGCGACAGTTTCTACCATAATCCGAAGATTGAATCCATGCTTCAAGAGAAGGAACAACAAGTATTAAGTGGTAATCTTACTTCATTCATAGCCGCCAAAAGTTTGCTGGACACTTATTTTGAGGACTTAAAGATGTAG
- a CDS encoding alpha-2-macroglobulin family protein, translating into MKVRQICMMVLFGLGVIPAMQAQTFDKLWKEVEQAEKKSLPKTVIKLTDEIYQKGEKERNSAQMLKAYMWRMKTQDILTPDSFYVGLRDLEQWAKQTEQPMDRAILHSLIAEFYANYAADNQWQLRQRTEIVGETPSADIREWTANMFVEKVRTNVKEALADSLLLLKTSSRNYIPFVELGETSEYYHHDMYHLLASRAVRALNQIERLERGSFNGITVSPVKQDIINIYERMADAYETAGLKEGYVLTMLQYLEWERGNDNKLQPVQLKKGLGEWTADTYNAALDELKRQFKSEPICAEVYLAQARYAVEKMQQVNALQLCDEAIRLYPGYRRINALKNLREEILAPFLNVSAVSQAFPNEEIKLNVGHKNLDGFTVRLYQAKKLVKEQHYSVLRPKDYRAKDTVFTFKAPDLGTYVMRIIPDIRAKRDSESKFNVTRFKVLTCRLPENQYEVVTLDGQTGHPIPNAKVTLYSSDEKVLQEFTTDKEGKVVFLRNAKYRYLKASKGTDTAMPKQGIYGGSYGYYGNKDKAVEEMTLLTDRSLYRPGQTVYVKGIAFAQKSDTADVIPNKPYTVTLYDANYQEVGRKSVRTNEFGSFATDFALPSACLNGVFSLTAGEGGTTVRVEDYKRPTFDITFEKQTESYKLGDEVQVKGKIQSYSGVSLQDLPVKYTVKRSAYNLWRISGAVQIASGEVTANENGEFTIPVRLEESDEYKNNDRVYYRYSIEATVTNVAGETQSSTDVISAGNRSLVLQMELDKKTCKDRPFDIVFKAQNLNEQPVEVNGNYYLYPLEETNVKESRLKETGFKKVSENPVATGTFTSNKEMTLDWKNLPSGAYMLKAVAKDSQGKEVETEAQTILFSIGDKRPPVKSPTWFYAENTEFDATRPAVFCFGTSEKDTYVMMNVFCGDKQLESKALNLSDTIVRFTYPYLESYGDGIFVNFCMVRDGQLYQEQVSVEKRLADKNLTMKWEVFRDKLRPGQKEEWKLTIKTPQGQAADAEMLATMYDASLDKIWNRRQDFRLYYNRILPNFRWMNGYFGNNSFNYWWNNKTLKVPVLAYDYFVMPSRIGNVFFESEILADGVVVRGLEVQKKAAMTGSVASRSNAVEVKYVPALVSEATDAEFEEETLPDAPADLRTNLAETAFFYPQLRTNERGEISFSFTMPESLTRWNFRGYSHTKGMLTGTLDGEATTSKEFMLTPNLPRFVRVGDKTSIAASISNMTGKPQAGTVSMILFDPMTEKVVSTQKQKFSVAAGKTIGVNFRFTVNDKYEILGCRMIADSGTFSDGEQQLLPVLSNKEHLVETLPMPVRGEETRTFSLDSLFNQHSKTATDRKLTIEFTGNPAWYAIQALPSLSLPVNNNAISWATAYYANTLASYIMNSQPRIKAVFDSWKLQGGTKETFLSNLQKNQEVKNILLSESPWVLEAKTEEQQKERIATLFDLNNIRSNNIAALTRLQELQNSDGAWSWFKGMNGSRYVTAYIADLNARLALLTGAPLSGTALDLQAKALTYLHQSALEEYKNILKAQKKGVKQTGVSSGILQYLYIVAISGEQVPAASKIAYAYYLSKVGELLTSSSMETKAIAAIVLDKAGRKKEAQEFVASLKEHLTKTDEQGMFFAFNENPYAWGGMKLQAHVDVMEALELIGGNGNRETVEEMKLWLLKQKQTQQWSSPVATADAVYALLMKGANLLDNQGDVRIVIANEVLETVSPTKTTVPGLGYIKRSFTQKNVVDARKIEVEKRNPGIAWGAVYAEYDSPISDVKQQGGALNVEKQLYVERIENNVAQLQPITSKTVLTVGDKVVSRLTISVDRTMDFVQLKDQRGACFEPVGSISGYRWNNGFGYYVDIKDASTNFFFDHLGKGVYVLEYSYRVSREGTYETGLATIQCAYAPEYASHSVSMTIIIE; encoded by the coding sequence ATGAAAGTAAGGCAGATTTGTATGATGGTGCTGTTTGGACTGGGAGTGATTCCGGCAATGCAAGCACAGACTTTCGACAAATTATGGAAAGAAGTGGAGCAGGCGGAGAAAAAGAGCTTGCCTAAGACAGTGATAAAACTGACTGATGAAATTTATCAGAAAGGAGAGAAAGAAAGGAATTCCGCACAAATGTTGAAAGCGTATATGTGGCGGATGAAAACTCAGGATATATTGACACCGGATAGCTTTTATGTCGGTTTAAGAGACTTGGAGCAATGGGCGAAGCAGACAGAACAGCCGATGGATCGCGCCATATTACACTCTTTGATAGCGGAATTCTATGCCAATTATGCTGCCGACAACCAGTGGCAACTCCGGCAAAGAACCGAGATTGTAGGTGAGACTCCGTCCGCAGATATACGCGAATGGACGGCGAATATGTTTGTAGAGAAAGTGCGGACTAATGTAAAGGAAGCTTTGGCGGACTCTCTCTTATTGCTCAAAACTTCTTCACGCAATTACATTCCTTTTGTGGAGCTGGGCGAAACCAGCGAATATTATCATCACGATATGTACCATCTGCTGGCTTCCCGTGCCGTCAGGGCTCTGAATCAGATTGAAAGACTCGAACGCGGCAGCTTCAATGGTATCACAGTTTCTCCTGTGAAACAGGATATTATCAATATATATGAGCGTATGGCTGACGCTTATGAGACGGCCGGGCTTAAAGAGGGGTATGTATTGACCATGCTTCAATATCTGGAATGGGAACGTGGCAATGATAACAAATTGCAGCCTGTCCAACTAAAAAAAGGATTGGGCGAATGGACGGCAGACACATATAATGCCGCTTTGGACGAGCTTAAAAGGCAGTTCAAATCAGAGCCGATATGTGCGGAAGTCTATTTGGCACAAGCCCGCTATGCTGTTGAGAAGATGCAGCAAGTCAACGCTTTGCAACTTTGTGATGAGGCGATCCGTCTTTATCCGGGCTATCGCAGGATAAATGCGCTGAAGAATCTCCGTGAAGAGATTTTAGCGCCTTTCTTGAATGTCAGTGCAGTGAGCCAGGCCTTTCCGAATGAAGAAATCAAGTTGAATGTGGGACATAAAAATCTGGATGGCTTTACTGTGCGGCTGTATCAGGCGAAGAAACTGGTTAAAGAACAACATTATTCCGTTCTTCGTCCGAAAGATTATCGGGCAAAGGATACTGTATTTACATTCAAAGCTCCGGATTTGGGAACTTACGTGATGCGTATTATTCCGGATATCCGTGCCAAGAGGGATAGCGAAAGCAAGTTTAACGTGACACGTTTTAAAGTATTGACCTGCCGTCTGCCCGAAAACCAATACGAGGTGGTGACTCTGGACGGACAGACCGGACATCCCATTCCCAATGCGAAAGTTACACTATACAGTAGTGACGAGAAGGTGTTGCAAGAGTTTACGACCGATAAAGAGGGAAAAGTGGTATTCCTCAGGAATGCCAAGTATCGGTATCTGAAAGCCTCGAAAGGCACGGATACGGCTATGCCGAAACAAGGAATTTATGGCGGAAGTTATGGATACTACGGCAATAAAGATAAAGCTGTTGAGGAAATGACGTTGTTGACCGACCGTTCTCTGTATCGTCCGGGACAGACTGTGTATGTGAAAGGTATTGCATTTGCCCAGAAATCGGACACAGCCGATGTGATTCCGAACAAACCCTATACAGTGACTTTGTACGATGCGAACTATCAGGAAGTGGGACGGAAATCTGTACGTACCAATGAATTCGGTTCGTTTGCGACTGATTTTGCTTTGCCTTCCGCTTGTCTGAACGGAGTCTTTTCTTTAACGGCGGGAGAGGGTGGAACGACTGTTCGTGTAGAAGATTATAAACGTCCGACATTTGATATAACTTTTGAAAAGCAGACGGAAAGCTACAAGCTCGGAGATGAAGTGCAGGTGAAAGGTAAGATTCAATCTTATAGCGGTGTGTCGCTTCAGGATCTTCCGGTGAAATATACGGTAAAACGTTCTGCATATAACCTCTGGAGAATTTCGGGGGCTGTGCAGATTGCTTCCGGAGAGGTGACTGCCAATGAGAATGGAGAATTTACGATACCCGTCCGTCTGGAGGAAAGTGACGAGTATAAGAATAATGATAGAGTATATTACCGTTATTCCATCGAAGCTACTGTTACCAATGTGGCAGGTGAAACGCAATCTTCTACGGATGTGATTTCGGCAGGTAACCGTTCGTTGGTTCTACAGATGGAGTTGGACAAGAAGACGTGCAAAGACCGGCCGTTTGATATTGTGTTTAAAGCTCAGAACCTGAACGAACAGCCTGTGGAGGTGAATGGCAATTACTATCTGTATCCCCTCGAAGAGACAAACGTGAAAGAGAGTAGGCTGAAAGAAACCGGCTTTAAGAAGGTAAGTGAGAATCCCGTTGCAACAGGAACATTTACTTCTAATAAGGAAATGACGCTTGACTGGAAGAATCTTCCATCGGGAGCTTATATGCTGAAAGCGGTAGCGAAAGACAGTCAGGGAAAAGAAGTGGAGACGGAGGCTCAGACGATCCTATTCTCTATCGGCGACAAGCGTCCGCCGGTGAAATCACCTACTTGGTTCTATGCGGAAAATACGGAGTTTGATGCAACCCGCCCGGCAGTATTCTGTTTCGGTACTTCAGAAAAAGACACTTATGTGATGATGAACGTCTTCTGTGGTGACAAACAACTGGAAAGTAAGGCGTTGAACTTGTCCGATACGATTGTGCGTTTTACCTATCCGTATCTGGAGAGCTATGGAGACGGTATTTTTGTGAACTTCTGTATGGTAAGAGACGGGCAGCTTTATCAGGAACAGGTCTCGGTAGAGAAACGCTTGGCGGATAAGAATTTGACGATGAAGTGGGAGGTGTTCCGTGACAAATTGCGTCCCGGACAGAAAGAAGAGTGGAAATTGACGATTAAGACACCGCAGGGGCAGGCCGCTGATGCGGAAATGCTGGCTACGATGTATGACGCGTCATTAGATAAAATTTGGAATCGCCGACAGGATTTCCGGCTTTACTATAATCGGATACTTCCTAATTTCCGTTGGATGAATGGCTATTTTGGAAACAACTCATTCAATTACTGGTGGAACAATAAGACGCTGAAAGTGCCGGTGCTGGCGTATGACTATTTCGTAATGCCGTCAAGGATCGGAAATGTGTTCTTTGAATCCGAAATATTGGCCGATGGAGTGGTGGTTAGAGGGCTTGAAGTGCAGAAGAAAGCAGCGATGACGGGTAGTGTTGCAAGCCGGAGCAATGCGGTGGAAGTGAAATATGTGCCTGCCTTAGTCTCTGAGGCTACTGATGCGGAATTTGAAGAAGAAACCCTTCCTGATGCACCCGCCGACTTGCGTACGAACCTTGCCGAAACAGCTTTCTTCTATCCGCAGCTTCGTACGAATGAACGGGGAGAAATATCCTTCTCTTTCACTATGCCCGAAAGTCTGACACGTTGGAACTTTCGTGGATATTCCCATACCAAGGGAATGCTGACGGGAACGTTGGATGGTGAAGCTACCACGAGCAAGGAATTTATGTTGACTCCTAATCTCCCTCGCTTCGTCCGTGTAGGCGACAAGACGTCTATTGCCGCTTCTATCTCCAATATGACAGGCAAGCCGCAGGCAGGTACAGTCAGTATGATTCTTTTCGATCCGATGACGGAAAAAGTTGTCAGCACGCAGAAACAAAAATTCTCGGTAGCTGCCGGAAAGACAATCGGAGTGAATTTCAGATTTACCGTGAATGATAAATACGAGATACTGGGTTGCCGGATGATAGCCGATAGCGGTACGTTCAGTGACGGTGAGCAACAACTTCTTCCGGTGCTGAGCAATAAGGAACATTTGGTAGAGACGCTTCCGATGCCTGTGCGTGGAGAAGAAACCCGTACATTCTCACTCGACAGCTTGTTCAATCAGCATAGTAAAACGGCGACCGACCGCAAACTGACCATTGAGTTTACGGGAAATCCGGCTTGGTATGCCATTCAGGCACTGCCTTCGCTAAGCCTCCCAGTGAATAACAATGCTATTTCGTGGGCTACAGCCTACTATGCAAATACATTGGCTTCTTACATTATGAACAGCCAGCCGCGCATTAAGGCGGTTTTCGATAGCTGGAAACTTCAAGGCGGTACGAAAGAAACCTTCTTGAGTAATTTGCAAAAGAACCAGGAAGTGAAGAACATTCTGTTGTCCGAATCGCCGTGGGTACTCGAAGCCAAGACGGAAGAACAGCAGAAAGAACGTATCGCTACGCTGTTCGACCTGAATAATATCCGCAGCAATAACATTGCGGCTTTGACCAGATTGCAGGAATTGCAGAATTCCGACGGTGCTTGGTCATGGTTTAAGGGAATGAACGGCAGTCGTTATGTAACGGCTTATATTGCCGACCTGAATGCCCGCCTTGCGCTACTGACAGGTGCGCCATTGAGTGGAACCGCTCTTGACTTGCAGGCTAAGGCATTAACTTATCTTCATCAGTCGGCTTTAGAAGAATACAAGAATATACTGAAAGCGCAGAAAAAGGGAGTGAAACAGACAGGAGTTTCAAGCGGTATTCTGCAATATCTGTATATTGTCGCGATTTCCGGTGAACAGGTTCCTGCGGCAAGTAAGATTGCTTATGCTTATTATCTGTCTAAAGTGGGAGAGTTGCTAACCTCTTCTTCGATGGAAACGAAAGCGATTGCAGCCATTGTACTTGATAAAGCCGGGCGTAAGAAAGAAGCCCAAGAGTTTGTCGCTTCCTTGAAGGAACATCTGACGAAAACGGATGAGCAAGGAATGTTCTTTGCCTTCAACGAGAATCCGTATGCTTGGGGAGGTATGAAGTTGCAAGCCCATGTAGACGTGATGGAAGCATTGGAACTGATTGGCGGAAACGGAAACCGGGAAACAGTCGAAGAAATGAAACTCTGGCTGTTAAAGCAAAAACAGACGCAGCAGTGGAGTTCTCCGGTAGCTACGGCGGACGCTGTGTATGCCCTGTTGATGAAAGGCGCCAATCTGCTCGATAATCAAGGGGACGTACGTATTGTGATTGCCAACGAGGTACTGGAAACGGTATCTCCGACTAAGACAACCGTTCCGGGATTGGGTTATATCAAACGTTCGTTCACACAGAAAAATGTGGTAGACGCCCGTAAGATTGAAGTGGAAAAGAGGAATCCGGGTATCGCTTGGGGAGCTGTTTACGCCGAATACGATTCTCCTATCAGTGATGTGAAACAACAGGGTGGTGCATTGAATGTAGAGAAGCAATTGTACGTAGAACGCATAGAGAACAACGTTGCACAATTGCAGCCTATTACTTCTAAGACCGTTCTCACAGTAGGTGATAAAGTTGTTTCCCGTCTGACCATTAGTGTAGACCGTACGATGGACTTTGTGCAGTTGAAAGACCAGCGTGGCGCCTGCTTCGAGCCTGTCGGCAGTATTTCCGGTTATCGCTGGAACAATGGATTCGGTTATTATGTAGATATTAAAGACGCCTCTACCAACTTCTTCTTCGACCATTTGGGCAAAGGCGTCTACGTACTGGAATACAGCTACCGTGTGAGCCGTGAAGGAACTTACGAAACAGGACTGGCCACTATTCAGTGCGCATACGCTCCCGAATACGCTTCACATTCCGTATCAATGACAATTATTATTGAATAA
- a CDS encoding aminoacyl-histidine dipeptidase, producing the protein MSTILSLAPQNVWKHFYSLTQIPRPSGHMEKVTEFLINFGKGLGLESFVDEAGNVIIRKPATPGMENRKGVILQAHMDMVPQKNNDTVHDFEKDPIETYIDGDWVKAKGTTLGADNGLGVAAIMAVLEAKDLKHGPLEALITKDEETGMYGAFGLKPGTVNGEILLNLDSEDEGELYIGCAGGMDVTATLEYKEVAPEEGDIAVKVTLKGLRGGHSGLEINEGRANANKLLVRFIREAVASYEARLASWEGGNMRNAIPREAHAVITIPAENEKELLGLVKYCEDLFNEEYSAIETPISFTAERVELPAGEVPEEIQDNLIDAIFACQNGVTRMIPTVPDTVETSSNLAIITIGEGKAAIKILARSSSDSMKEYLTTSLESCFSMAGMKVEMTGGYSGWQPNVDSPILKAMKASYKQQFGVEPAVKVIHAGLECGIIGAIIPGLDMISFGPTLRSPHSPDERALIPTVQKFYDFLVATLEQTPIK; encoded by the coding sequence ATGAGTACTATTCTTTCTTTAGCTCCACAAAACGTATGGAAGCATTTTTATTCGTTGACTCAGATTCCTCGTCCGTCAGGGCATATGGAAAAAGTGACTGAATTTCTGATTAACTTCGGAAAAGGCTTAGGACTGGAATCTTTTGTAGACGAAGCAGGCAACGTGATTATACGTAAGCCGGCAACTCCGGGTATGGAAAACCGCAAAGGCGTGATTCTTCAGGCACACATGGATATGGTTCCCCAAAAGAACAACGATACTGTACACGATTTTGAAAAAGATCCGATTGAAACTTATATAGACGGTGACTGGGTAAAAGCGAAAGGTACAACTTTGGGTGCGGACAACGGACTGGGGGTAGCTGCCATCATGGCCGTGCTGGAAGCAAAAGATTTGAAACACGGTCCTTTGGAAGCTCTGATCACTAAGGATGAAGAGACCGGGATGTATGGTGCGTTCGGTCTGAAACCGGGTACGGTGAATGGGGAAATCCTGTTGAATCTGGATTCGGAAGATGAAGGTGAATTGTATATCGGTTGTGCCGGAGGTATGGATGTCACTGCTACTCTGGAATATAAAGAGGTGGCTCCGGAAGAAGGAGATATCGCAGTGAAAGTAACATTGAAAGGATTGCGCGGCGGACATTCGGGACTGGAAATCAATGAAGGACGTGCCAATGCGAATAAATTGCTGGTTCGTTTTATTCGTGAAGCCGTTGCCAGCTATGAAGCTCGCTTGGCAAGTTGGGAAGGCGGTAATATGCGTAATGCTATCCCGCGTGAAGCGCATGCGGTAATTACAATTCCTGCCGAAAATGAAAAAGAGCTGTTGGGCTTGGTGAAATATTGCGAAGACCTGTTCAATGAAGAATATTCGGCTATCGAGACTCCGATCAGTTTCACGGCGGAACGTGTGGAACTTCCGGCTGGTGAAGTTCCGGAAGAGATTCAGGACAACCTGATTGATGCGATTTTTGCTTGTCAGAATGGGGTGACACGTATGATTCCTACTGTTCCGGACACGGTAGAGACATCCTCCAATCTTGCCATAATAACGATTGGCGAAGGCAAAGCGGCTATTAAGATTTTGGCTCGCAGTTCAAGCGACAGCATGAAGGAATATTTGACTACCAGTCTCGAATCTTGTTTCTCTATGGCAGGGATGAAGGTGGAGATGACAGGCGGTTACTCCGGTTGGCAACCGAATGTCGATTCTCCGATTCTGAAAGCGATGAAAGCGTCCTATAAGCAGCAGTTTGGAGTAGAACCGGCAGTGAAAGTAATCCATGCAGGTTTGGAATGTGGCATTATCGGTGCTATTATTCCGGGATTGGATATGATTTCTTTCGGCCCGACCTTGCGTTCACCGCATTCACCGGATGAAAGAGCGCTGATTCCCACTGTGCAGAAGTTCTATGACTTCCTGGTGGCCACCTTAGAGCAGACTCCGATTAAATAA